The following coding sequences lie in one Eubacterium ventriosum genomic window:
- a CDS encoding DUF5716 family protein, producing the protein MGKGIILGIDFSIDFTQMAVLDDEINPRSISIGTEDNFLIPSVVCYNSELNEWSAGDEAVNKSRLNNSTEYRKLPEILKQNYGEDLTKQIITTYMSYLLKVAVNYSNGKLIKNVLVTLNEVTPEMIELITTSFTNLGYNANDIKIISHSESFVYYVLNQGKDIWINQVYFLNFDRNDFSCRKLNVIKGKQVHVADVTVEDLNDRMTYDSVKNNMDMADEIVADYMEDQLKKNVVSGVFLSGEGFYAEGWAKTLQTICRNRRVFKGNNLIVKGAAYAAKEFFYMKTLKDYIISCKGRTRVRVTMSVKHKERDSMVTLSDIGDYWYQAKSKTECIMEEPTEAVFEIHNIMKHTTEEFRIDLTEFPKRPPKTTRISVDFKYLSENKFQITITDLGFGEFFKSSGMSVTKEIEIG; encoded by the coding sequence TTGGGAAAAGGAATAATATTGGGAATCGATTTTTCCATAGACTTTACGCAAATGGCTGTGTTGGATGATGAAATTAATCCAAGATCCATTAGTATAGGAACAGAAGATAATTTTTTGATACCGTCTGTTGTATGTTATAACAGCGAATTAAATGAATGGTCAGCAGGTGACGAGGCTGTTAACAAAAGCAGATTAAATAATAGCACTGAATATAGAAAATTGCCGGAGATTTTAAAGCAGAACTATGGGGAAGATTTAACAAAACAGATTATTACAACGTATATGTCATATCTGCTAAAGGTTGCAGTAAATTACAGCAATGGCAAATTAATCAAAAATGTTCTTGTAACTTTAAATGAAGTTACACCGGAAATGATTGAATTAATTACAACCTCTTTTACTAATTTAGGTTACAATGCAAATGATATTAAGATAATAAGTCATTCAGAAAGTTTTGTATATTATGTTTTAAATCAGGGAAAAGATATTTGGATTAATCAGGTTTACTTCCTTAATTTTGACAGAAATGATTTTTCCTGCAGAAAGCTTAATGTTATAAAAGGCAAGCAGGTTCATGTGGCAGATGTTACAGTTGAAGACTTAAATGACAGGATGACATATGATTCGGTAAAGAATAACATGGATATGGCAGATGAAATTGTGGCAGATTATATGGAAGACCAGCTTAAGAAAAATGTTGTATCAGGTGTGTTTTTGTCAGGTGAAGGTTTTTATGCAGAAGGCTGGGCGAAAACTTTACAGACTATATGCAGAAACAGAAGAGTTTTTAAGGGAAATAACTTAATTGTAAAAGGTGCAGCTTATGCGGCAAAAGAGTTCTTTTATATGAAAACCCTTAAGGATTACATTATTTCATGTAAGGGCAGAACAAGAGTAAGAGTTACAATGTCTGTTAAACACAAAGAAAGAGACAGTATGGTAACATTGTCAGATATTGGTGATTATTGGTATCAGGCAAAATCAAAAACAGAATGTATAATGGAAGAACCTACAGAAGCTGTTTTTGAAATTCATAATATTATGAAACATACAACAGAAGAGTTTAGAATTGATTTGACGGAATTTCCAAAAAGACCACCGAAAACAACAAGAATCAGTGTTGATTTTAAATATTTATCAGAAAACAAATTCCAGATTACAATTACGGATTTAGGTTTTGGAGAGTTCTTTAAATCATCGGGAATGTCAGTTACAAAGGAAATAGAGATTGGCTAA
- a CDS encoding tetratricopeptide repeat protein has product MNDITLCTMHTEKPYYIKEINKNIYSIEELSYYLFNYLYLIDDQFFSEGLIDYIENELKQPHIASGIRQINANKGALGEKISFLIKNAGYYTEREAEKLENHLVMLSSKTAAERIKAKADILMETDKYNMAINYYNSILSKSINTDLPERFYGDVYNNLGVAYARLFEYDQAATAFRCAYRLNASAESLESIIMCDLITDNEKRLKMDKDKYGVSDTVINRIKTEIIKLNAEIKTGWNKKQEDQYMQQCKKEYIVEINS; this is encoded by the coding sequence ATGAATGACATAACATTATGTACAATGCATACGGAAAAGCCTTATTATATTAAAGAAATTAACAAGAATATATATTCTATAGAAGAATTAAGTTATTACTTATTTAATTACCTTTATTTAATTGATGACCAGTTTTTCAGTGAAGGCTTAATTGATTATATTGAAAACGAACTTAAGCAACCTCACATTGCATCAGGTATAAGACAGATTAATGCCAACAAAGGAGCTTTGGGAGAAAAGATTTCTTTTCTTATAAAAAACGCCGGTTACTATACTGAGCGTGAAGCAGAAAAATTAGAAAACCATCTTGTTATGCTTAGTTCAAAAACAGCAGCAGAAAGAATTAAGGCTAAGGCAGATATTTTGATGGAAACAGACAAGTATAATATGGCAATTAATTACTATAATAGTATTTTAAGTAAGTCCATTAATACTGATTTGCCTGAAAGATTTTATGGTGATGTTTATAACAATCTTGGTGTGGCTTACGCAAGATTGTTTGAATACGACCAGGCTGCAACAGCTTTTAGATGTGCTTACAGGCTTAATGCTTCGGCAGAGTCTTTGGAATCAATAATAATGTGCGACCTTATTACTGATAATGAGAAGCGACTAAAAATGGATAAGGACAAATATGGTGTTTCTGACACTGTTATCAACAGAATTAAGACAGAAATAATTAAGCTTAATGCTGAAATTAAAACAGGTTGGAACAAAAAACAGGAAGATCAATATATGCAGCAGTGCAAGAAAGAATATATTGTAGAAATAAACAGTTAA
- a CDS encoding valine--tRNA ligase, producing MKEIEKNYNPAEIEDRLYSKWQEKKYFHAEVDRSKKPFTIVMPPPNITGQLHMGHALDNTMQDILTRFKRMQGYEALWLPGTDHASIATEAKIVEKMREEGITKEDLGREKFLDRAWQWKAQYGGRIVSQLKKIGSSCDWDRERFTMDEGCSKAVKEVFVNLYNKGQIYRGERIINWCPHCLTSISDAEVEYEDQAGKFWHLRYPLTDGSGYIQLATTRPETLLGDTAVAVNPNDDRYKDLVGKTLTLPLVGREIPIVADDYVGIDFGTGVVKITPAHDPNDFEVGLRHNLPVINVLTDDAKIVDDYPKYAGMDRYEARKAIVEDLDKEGYLVKIEDHEHNVGTCYRCHTTIEPRVSKQWFVKMEEIAKPAIEAVKNGDTKFVPPHFDKTYFHWLENIRDWCISRQLWWGHRIPAFYCDDCGEMVVTKEDHAVCPKCGKEMRQDPDTLDTWFSSALWPFSTLGWPDNTEELDYFYPTNVLVTGYDIIFFWVIRMMFSGLEHTGKVPFDTVLIHGLVRDSQGRKMSKSLGNGIDPLEVIDKYGADALRFTLITGNAPGNDMRFYWERVEASRNFANKVWNASRFIQMNMPEEGIDVKNKPENLTDADKWILSKVNTLAKDVTENLDKFELGIAADKIYEFIWEEFCDWYIEMVKPRLYNDDDDTKKAALWTLKKVLIDALKLLHPYMPFITEEIFCNLQDEEETIMLSKWPEFTEEYDFAKEEKAVETIKEAVRNIRNIRSEMNVAPSKKAKVFVVSSEEEIKTIFENGKVFFATLGYASEVIIQDDKSGIGDDAVSVVIPKATIYMPFAELVDISKEIERLNKEVEKLNKELARVNGMLSNPNFVSKAPEKKINEEKAKQAKYQQMMDQVKEQLARLQK from the coding sequence ATGAAAGAGATTGAAAAGAATTACAATCCGGCAGAGATTGAAGACAGATTGTACAGTAAGTGGCAGGAAAAGAAATACTTCCACGCAGAAGTAGATAGAAGTAAGAAACCTTTTACAATTGTTATGCCACCTCCAAATATTACAGGACAGCTTCATATGGGACATGCCCTTGATAATACAATGCAGGACATTCTTACACGTTTTAAGAGAATGCAGGGTTACGAAGCTTTATGGCTTCCTGGAACTGACCATGCATCAATTGCTACAGAAGCCAAGATTGTAGAAAAAATGCGTGAAGAAGGCATTACAAAAGAAGATTTAGGAAGAGAGAAATTCTTAGACAGAGCTTGGCAGTGGAAAGCACAGTACGGTGGTCGTATTGTTTCACAGCTTAAGAAGATAGGTTCTTCATGTGACTGGGATAGAGAAAGATTTACAATGGATGAAGGCTGTTCAAAGGCAGTTAAGGAAGTATTTGTAAACTTATACAACAAGGGACAGATTTACCGTGGTGAAAGAATCATTAACTGGTGTCCTCATTGTCTTACATCTATTTCAGATGCAGAAGTTGAATATGAAGATCAGGCAGGCAAGTTCTGGCATTTAAGATATCCTTTAACAGATGGTTCAGGATATATTCAGCTTGCAACAACAAGACCTGAAACATTACTTGGTGATACAGCAGTAGCAGTTAACCCAAATGATGACAGATATAAAGACTTAGTGGGAAAGACTCTTACACTTCCTTTAGTTGGAAGAGAGATTCCTATTGTGGCAGATGATTATGTAGGTATTGACTTTGGTACAGGTGTTGTTAAGATTACACCTGCACATGATCCTAACGATTTTGAAGTTGGACTTCGTCATAACTTACCTGTTATTAATGTACTAACAGATGATGCTAAGATTGTTGATGATTATCCTAAGTATGCAGGTATGGACAGATATGAAGCAAGAAAAGCAATCGTTGAAGATTTAGATAAAGAAGGATACCTTGTAAAGATTGAAGACCATGAACATAATGTAGGTACATGTTACAGATGTCATACTACAATCGAACCTAGAGTATCAAAACAGTGGTTTGTAAAGATGGAAGAAATTGCAAAACCTGCAATTGAAGCTGTTAAAAATGGTGACACTAAGTTTGTACCACCTCATTTTGACAAAACATATTTCCATTGGTTAGAAAACATCCGTGACTGGTGTATTTCACGTCAGTTATGGTGGGGACACAGGATTCCTGCATTCTATTGTGATGATTGTGGGGAAATGGTTGTTACAAAAGAAGATCATGCAGTATGTCCTAAGTGTGGTAAGGAAATGAGACAGGATCCTGATACACTTGATACATGGTTCTCATCAGCATTATGGCCTTTCTCAACACTTGGATGGCCTGACAACACAGAAGAATTAGATTATTTCTATCCTACAAATGTACTTGTTACAGGATATGACATTATTTTCTTCTGGGTAATCAGAATGATGTTCTCAGGACTTGAACATACAGGAAAAGTTCCTTTTGATACAGTTTTGATACATGGACTTGTTAGAGATTCACAGGGACGTAAAATGAGTAAGTCTCTTGGAAATGGTATTGATCCATTGGAAGTTATTGACAAATACGGTGCTGACGCATTAAGATTTACACTTATTACAGGTAATGCACCAGGTAATGATATGAGATTCTACTGGGAAAGAGTAGAAGCTTCAAGAAACTTTGCTAACAAAGTTTGGAACGCATCAAGATTTATTCAGATGAATATGCCTGAAGAAGGTATTGATGTGAAGAACAAACCTGAAAATCTTACAGATGCAGATAAGTGGATTTTATCAAAAGTTAACACTTTAGCCAAAGATGTGACAGAAAATCTTGATAAATTTGAGTTGGGTATCGCAGCAGACAAAATTTACGAATTTATTTGGGAAGAATTTTGTGACTGGTATATTGAAATGGTTAAGCCAAGATTGTACAATGATGATGACGATACTAAAAAGGCAGCACTTTGGACACTTAAGAAGGTATTAATCGATGCATTAAAACTTTTACATCCATATATGCCATTTATTACAGAAGAAATTTTCTGCAATTTACAGGATGAAGAAGAAACAATTATGCTTTCAAAATGGCCTGAATTTACAGAAGAATATGATTTTGCCAAAGAAGAAAAAGCAGTTGAAACTATTAAAGAGGCAGTTAGAAATATTAGAAATATCCGTTCAGAAATGAACGTTGCTCCAAGTAAGAAAGCTAAAGTTTTCGTAGTTTCAAGTGAAGAAGAAATTAAGACCATTTTCGAAAATGGTAAAGTATTCTTTGCAACATTAGGTTATGCAAGTGAAGTTATTATTCAGGATGACAAGTCAGGTATTGGTGATGATGCCGTATCAGTAGTTATTCCAAAGGCTACTATTTATATGCCTTTTGCTGAATTAGTTGATATTTCAAAGGAAATCGAACGTCTTAATAAGGAAGTTGAAAAGCTTAATAAAGAATTAGCAAGAGTTAACGGTATGTTAAGCAACCCTAATTTTGTAAGCAAGGCTCCTGAAAAGAAGATTAATGAAGAAAAGGCTAAACAGGCTAAATATCAGCAGATGATGGATCAGGTAAAGGAACAGTTGGCAAGATTACAGAAGTAG
- a CDS encoding tetratricopeptide repeat protein → MICYNCGNVLTNSDYCSHCGMDVSVYKRIVKLSNTYYNAGLTKAKNRDLSGAADTLRRSVKLNKRNIDARNLLGLVYFEMGETVQAFSEWVMSTNIQPDNNPAEKYLVAIQQDKGKVSELNHTIKKFNIALDYAKSGTDDMAIIQLKKVLNQNPNFIKAYQLLALLYLKGGQYERAKKSIKKSMKIDKCNPLSIRYLREINEYMDEEKKTDPDKRMERRRNLRGVMVDREYLSGNDVIIPKNNFKEAITGAQSILHIVIGLLLGAALVYFIVTPARMSHLTDQANNVGVEYNQKIAIKNSTISELENQVDTLKTEQKKLKSDLAQYTDTGNTVASNYSNLLKSVNYYLNDDYKNAATALSDVDSKLKMDSEDFTTVYKWLSSKLSKRISEEAYNAGMTARDKADYDTAIKQFKKCIEADSGNVDAIYYLAWSYKNKGDSKNANKYFKEIYDNFPNSSHYDTAKSQLNIDDSSSSGDNGDNGDNGDNGDNGDGGTSE, encoded by the coding sequence ATGATATGCTACAATTGTGGAAATGTCTTAACTAACAGTGATTATTGCAGTCATTGTGGTATGGACGTAAGCGTATACAAAAGAATAGTAAAATTATCAAATACCTATTACAATGCCGGTCTTACAAAAGCAAAAAACAGGGATTTGTCAGGTGCAGCAGATACTCTTAGAAGAAGTGTAAAACTTAACAAGAGAAACATTGATGCAAGAAATCTGTTAGGTCTTGTTTATTTTGAAATGGGTGAGACTGTTCAGGCATTTTCAGAATGGGTAATGAGTACAAATATTCAGCCGGATAATAACCCGGCTGAGAAATATCTTGTTGCAATACAGCAGGATAAAGGTAAGGTTAGCGAATTAAATCATACAATTAAGAAGTTTAATATTGCTCTTGATTATGCCAAAAGCGGTACAGATGACATGGCAATTATTCAGCTTAAGAAAGTATTGAATCAGAATCCTAACTTTATAAAAGCATACCAGTTGTTGGCACTGTTGTATTTAAAAGGCGGACAGTATGAGCGTGCAAAAAAATCCATAAAAAAATCTATGAAAATAGATAAATGTAATCCTCTTAGCATAAGATATTTAAGAGAGATTAACGAATATATGGATGAAGAGAAGAAAACTGATCCGGACAAGCGAATGGAAAGAAGAAGAAACCTTCGTGGAGTTATGGTAGACAGAGAATATCTTAGCGGAAATGATGTTATCATTCCTAAGAATAACTTTAAGGAAGCCATAACAGGAGCACAGAGTATTCTTCATATTGTTATTGGTTTGCTTTTAGGTGCAGCATTGGTTTACTTTATTGTAACACCGGCAAGAATGTCACATCTGACAGATCAGGCTAACAATGTAGGTGTTGAATACAATCAGAAGATTGCAATAAAAAATTCAACAATATCTGAATTAGAGAATCAGGTTGATACATTAAAAACAGAACAGAAGAAACTTAAATCAGACTTGGCACAGTATACAGACACAGGAAATACAGTTGCATCAAACTACAGTAACCTGTTAAAATCAGTAAATTATTATTTAAATGATGACTATAAGAACGCGGCAACAGCTTTAAGTGATGTTGATAGTAAGCTTAAGATGGACTCTGAAGACTTTACAACTGTTTATAAATGGTTAAGCAGTAAATTATCAAAACGTATTTCAGAAGAAGCTTACAATGCAGGAATGACAGCAAGAGATAAGGCAGATTATGACACAGCAATTAAGCAGTTTAAAAAATGTATTGAAGCTGACTCAGGTAATGTAGACGCAATATACTATCTTGCATGGAGTTACAAAAACAAAGGCGATTCAAAGAATGCCAATAAGTACTTCAAAGAGATATACGATAACTTCCCTAATTCATCACACTATGACACAGCAAAGAGCCAGCTTAACATAGATGACAGTAGCAGTAGTGGAGATAATGGAGACAACGGCGATAATGGAGATAATGGAGATAATGGCGACGGTGGCACTTCAGAATAA
- a CDS encoding anti-sigma factor antagonist (This anti-anti-sigma factor, or anti-sigma factor antagonist, belongs to a family that includes characterized members SpoIIAA, RsbV, RsfA, and RsfB.) has product MEVLYEVRGENLLIYLPEELDHHNAKTITEQSDWYIVSNQIKNIIFNFKRTMFMDSSGIGVIMGRYKLVKKRGGSITVTNINNSIDRIFTISGLYKIVSKTETPSLVKW; this is encoded by the coding sequence ATGGAAGTTTTATATGAAGTAAGAGGCGAGAATCTTTTGATTTATCTGCCGGAGGAACTTGATCATCACAATGCGAAAACAATTACAGAGCAGTCAGATTGGTATATTGTTTCAAACCAGATTAAAAACATAATTTTTAATTTTAAGCGAACAATGTTTATGGATAGCTCAGGCATTGGAGTGATAATGGGCAGGTATAAGCTTGTAAAAAAGAGAGGTGGAAGCATTACAGTTACAAATATTAACAATTCAATTGACAGAATTTTTACTATTTCGGGGCTTTACAAAATAGTGAGCAAAACGGAAACACCCAGCTTGGTGAAATGGTAA
- a CDS encoding SigB/SigF/SigG family RNA polymerase sigma factor — protein MDTLTLINRAHQGDKLARDKILIENTGLIWSIVRRFLNRGHEGEDLFQIGCIGMLKAIDRFDTEFDVAFSTYAVPMIAGEIRRFIRDDGIVKISRKIKENQMKIMHQREIYINEKKQEPTIEELEKVCDLTKEEIVMAMDASRNVESIDKEMYSKDSAYTLMDLAEDDTNIEETVLNKIMVQQLMDMLESKERKIINLRYFKNKTQSQVAKEMGMTQVQVSRLEKKILNSMRNEKST, from the coding sequence ATGGATACGCTAACTTTGATAAACAGGGCTCATCAGGGAGATAAGTTAGCAAGAGATAAAATATTAATTGAAAATACAGGTTTGATATGGAGCATTGTCAGAAGATTTTTAAACAGAGGGCACGAAGGCGAAGATTTGTTTCAAATCGGATGCATTGGGATGCTAAAAGCAATAGACAGATTTGACACGGAATTTGATGTGGCTTTTTCAACCTATGCAGTTCCAATGATAGCAGGAGAAATCCGAAGGTTTATAAGAGATGATGGCATTGTAAAAATCAGCAGAAAAATAAAAGAAAATCAAATGAAAATAATGCACCAAAGAGAAATTTATATAAATGAAAAAAAGCAGGAGCCAACCATAGAAGAGCTTGAAAAGGTCTGTGATTTGACAAAAGAAGAAATAGTAATGGCGATGGATGCCTCAAGAAATGTTGAGTCAATTGACAAAGAAATGTATTCAAAAGATTCAGCATACACACTAATGGATTTGGCGGAGGATGACACTAATATAGAAGAAACGGTTTTGAATAAAATTATGGTTCAACAATTAATGGACATGCTGGAAAGTAAGGAGCGAAAAATCATAAATTTGAGGTATTTTAAAAATAAAACTCAAAGTCAGGTAGCAAAAGAAATGGGAATGACGCAGGTTCAGGTGTCAAGACTGGAAAAGAAAATTTTAAACTCAATGAGAAATGAAAAAAGTACATAA
- a CDS encoding stage V sporulation protein AA, producing MSDTLYIKMDQAVEITKKQVTVGDVAKLQCKNKNITNRLKSMKLLEDTTKGKKRYIVSIMKIIEMADQTFQNVDIQNIGETECVVEFKTPKKDDGPMAIIKTTIICLILFFGVGFSIMSFNNDVSIDDMFSKISKQFTGDKEQGRKILEYCYSIGLGVGIIIFYNHFGPKKLTNDPTPIEVEMRKYERDINQTLIDGHNRDDGKVDVK from the coding sequence ATGAGTGACACATTATATATAAAAATGGACCAGGCAGTGGAGATTACGAAAAAGCAGGTAACAGTTGGAGATGTTGCAAAACTTCAATGCAAAAACAAAAATATAACAAACAGGCTAAAATCAATGAAATTGTTGGAGGATACAACAAAAGGAAAAAAGCGATATATAGTTTCAATAATGAAAATTATCGAAATGGCAGATCAAACATTTCAGAATGTAGATATACAAAATATAGGGGAAACAGAATGTGTTGTTGAATTTAAGACACCCAAAAAAGATGACGGACCAATGGCAATAATTAAAACAACAATAATATGTTTGATTTTGTTTTTCGGAGTGGGATTTTCCATAATGTCATTTAACAACGATGTGTCAATAGATGATATGTTTTCAAAAATAAGCAAGCAATTTACAGGGGACAAAGAGCAGGGCAGAAAAATACTTGAGTATTGTTATTCAATAGGATTGGGTGTGGGAATCATCATCTTTTATAACCATTTTGGACCGAAAAAATTAACCAATGATCCAACGCCCATTGAGGTTGAAATGAGAAAATACGAAAGAGACATAAACCAGACTTTAATAGATGGGCATAACAGAGATGACGGAAAGGTGGATGTAAAATAG
- a CDS encoding stage V sporulation protein AB: MIGKIILAITGIGAGFIISAGVFALITSTGIITRFADKTHTAKSIQLYETIVIAGGILWNIFWVMESHFKFTGQPAKIFQGIMGLCQGIFVGCLAVALAEALNGTAIFARRAKLQMGLSFIVLSVAVGKVLASLLQFYNDWVN, encoded by the coding sequence ATGATAGGAAAAATAATTCTTGCAATTACAGGAATCGGGGCAGGTTTCATAATCTCTGCAGGAGTTTTTGCATTAATAACATCAACAGGAATAATAACAAGATTTGCAGACAAAACCCATACTGCAAAAAGTATACAATTATATGAAACAATAGTAATTGCAGGGGGAATACTTTGGAATATATTCTGGGTAATGGAATCCCATTTCAAATTCACGGGACAGCCGGCAAAAATATTTCAGGGAATCATGGGACTATGTCAGGGTATATTCGTAGGTTGCCTTGCAGTGGCACTGGCGGAGGCCCTAAACGGAACAGCAATCTTTGCACGAAGGGCAAAACTGCAAATGGGGCTAAGTTTCATAGTGTTATCAGTAGCGGTAGGCAAAGTCCTTGCATCGTTGCTCCAATTTTACAACGACTGGGTGAACTAA
- the spoVAC gene encoding stage V sporulation protein AC yields the protein MESEEKKKAYNEYVERITPNNSLTKDMWNAFWIGGLICVMGQIWLELFMYFGVDKEDSASYTTLILILESAILTGLNVYPKIAKKGGAGCLVPITGFANGVVSPAIEFKAEGHIFGIGAKIFTIAGPVILYGIFSSWIVGIIYLILKGIGIV from the coding sequence ATGGAAAGTGAAGAAAAGAAGAAGGCGTACAACGAATACGTTGAAAGAATTACGCCAAATAACAGTTTGACAAAGGATATGTGGAATGCTTTTTGGATAGGCGGTCTGATTTGTGTTATGGGACAGATTTGGCTTGAGCTGTTTATGTATTTTGGAGTGGATAAGGAGGACAGCGCAAGTTACACTACTTTGATTTTGATTTTGGAAAGTGCAATTCTAACGGGGCTTAATGTTTACCCGAAGATTGCAAAAAAAGGTGGCGCAGGCTGTCTTGTCCCAATAACAGGATTTGCCAACGGAGTTGTGTCTCCGGCAATTGAATTTAAGGCGGAAGGTCACATATTCGGAATTGGAGCGAAGATTTTTACCATAGCCGGACCGGTTATTCTTTATGGTATTTTTTCAAGTTGGATAGTTGGAATTATTTATTTGATTTTGAAGGGGATAGGGATAGTCTGA